In Microbulbifer elongatus, the DNA window CCGCCTGCAGCTCTTTTACCTTGAGTTCATAGGGGCGCCGGTCAAACTGAAAGAGGGGCTGCCCTTTCTTTACCGGAACATTGGGCTGCACCAATACGTCTGTCACCAGAGTGGGTTCATTGAGACGTGGGGTCAGCTGGATGGTGTGCTGTACGAGGCGGGCATTGGTGGAGTACGGGGTCACGAATCGCAGCCCGATCATGAATATAAGTAGCAGATGCAGCCCGACAGAGACCGAAACCAGGCCCCAGACGATGTTGAACTTCATCCATTTGAACTTGAAAAAAGTGAGCCAGACGGCAATCACATACACAAACAGGAGAACAAATCCGAACAGCATGGCCTGGTTCCCTAACTGGTTGCATCGCTATCAGGCGCTTGTTTGTTCTGCCCGTTTATTGGCGCGGGCTTATCGTCTTCGCCACGCAGGCGGGCTATTTTCTCTTCGATTTCGCGTGCTTCATCTTCGGGGAAGTTGCGGATATCGATGGTGTCCGTGGGTTTGAATGCCCAGATAAACGCGTTGATCCAGGGCACCACCGCAAGAAACCCGGCATACCCCATAATCTTTACCGCTTCCGCATCGGGATGTTTACGCGAGATGGCAATCTTCCCCGGAAGCCCGGCAATCCAGATCAGGATTGCCATGATCGCTATTCCTGCACATACGATCACGAGGAAGGTCAGATAATCCCAATGTGTCAGCTTGAACCCCATCTGAGCGCATCCTTGAGCAGAGCCGATTACTGTTGATTATTTCTCATTGGCAAGA includes these proteins:
- a CDS encoding superinfection immunity protein, whose product is MAILIWIAGLPGKIAISRKHPDAEAVKIMGYAGFLAVVPWINAFIWAFKPTDTIDIRNFPEDEAREIEEKIARLRGEDDKPAPINGQNKQAPDSDATS